In the genome of Pempheris klunzingeri isolate RE-2024b chromosome 3, fPemKlu1.hap1, whole genome shotgun sequence, one region contains:
- the LOC139198856 gene encoding protein NLRC3-like: MTPEDLLNTLDNLKDDEFRSFKWFLQQLDSLEGCGPIKVFQLEGAERRDTVDLMVNTYKPDGALKVTKKVLEKINRNDLVQKLPDTRSPPQVDVGDDVEPPENREPSSSQSEVKAAASSDQIVPVPEPHPISYYQKKLQSNLQDKFMCAQEGWSQKKDEQPLDDIYTELYVTAGGDVHINKQHEVRQIEAVVKPSGTETSIKPSDMFKPPSGRYKPIRTVLTNGIAGIGKTFLVQKFVLDWTEGRANQDVHLIFAFTFRQLNLWKGEKFSLAELIHECITETRGIKEEALNYIFTSLQSSGNTNYDKSEFKLLFVLDGLDESRLQLDCSTNKTQAVKFDVTKSTSVDVLLSNLIKRRLLPSARLWITTRPAAASQIHSDFVDVMTEVRGFTDPQKEEYFRKRFTDEEKADRIISHIKTSRSLHIMCHIPVFCWITATVLEDLLKTRAGGELPKTLTEMYAEFLVFQIDQTKDKYGPEKCSQYVKSLAKLCFHQLEEGNLIFYEKDLKESGIDVSGASVCSGVFTEIFKEERGRKKDEDKMFSFVHLSVQEFLAALYVEMSLTNRNKNVMAEPGQTCVLTVFSKTSVTKVHRFAIDKALQSPNGHLDLFLRFLMGLSVQTNQDHLQDLLKKKRCSKTSQKTVKYIKKKISEDLSPERSINLLHCLNELNDPSLVEEVQQSLTSGSLSTDKLSPAQWSALVFILLSSEEDLDEFDLKKYSASEEVLLRLLPVVRASRKALLSGCNLSERSCAALSSALSSKSCNLRELDLSNNDLHDSGVKRLSAGLESPHCTLETLRLSGCMVTEEGCAALASALSSNPSHLKELDLSYNHPGASGERLLSAGLEDPHWRLETLRLDHGGEQRLKPGLRKYSCELTVDTNTVHRKLILSDNNRTVTVMMKGEQPYPDHPERFEDWLQLLCTDGLTGRCYWEVEWRGDISISVSYRGINRKGDRADSRFGNNNQSWSLECSNGERFSVSHDNKNTDLPSSSSSSSSTKRVAVYLDWPAGSLSFYRVSSDSLIHLHTFRTTFTEPLYPGFWLRGPWVSLCSL; encoded by the exons ATGACTCCAGAGGACCTTTTGAACACTCTGGACAATTTAAAAGACGATGAATTCAGGAGCTTCAAATggtttctgcagcagctcgACAGCCTGGAAGGCTGCGGACCCATTAAAGTGTTCCAGCTggagggggcagagaggagggacacCGTGGATCTGATGGTGAACACCTACAAACCTGATGGAGCTCTGAAGGTGACCAAGAAGGTTTTAGAGAAGATAAACAGGAACGATCTGGTGCAGAAGCTGCCAGACACCAGATCACCACCACAAG tggaTGTCGGTGATGATGTGGAGCCTCCAGAGAACAGAGAACCGTCCTCCTCTCAGAGTGAAGTCAAAGCTGCTGCATCCTCTG ATCAGATTGTTCCAGTACCAGAGCCTCATCCCATCTCATATTACCAAAAGAAGCTTCAGTCAAACCTCCAGGATAAGTTTATGTGTGCACAGGAGGGATGGTCACAGAAGAAGGACGAGCAACCTCTGGATGATATCTACACAGAGCTGTACGTCACAGCTGGGGGTGACGTACACATCAACAAACAGCATGAGGTCAGGCAGATTGAGGCGGTGGTGAAGCCATCAGGAACAGAGACATCAATAAAACCCAGTGACATGTTCAAACCCCCCTCTGGAAGATATAAACCCATAAGAACTGTGCTGACCAATGGAATTGCAGGAATTGGCAAAACgtttcttgtacagaagtttgtgctggactggactgaagGAAGAGCCAATCAAGATGTGCATCTGATATTCGCCTTCACCTTCCGCCAGCTGAATTTATGGAAGGGAGAAAAGTTTAGTTTGGCAGAACTAATTCATGAATGTATCACAGAGACCAGAGGCATCAAGGAAGAAGCTCTGaattacatctttacatctctGCAGTCGTCAGGAAACACCAACTATGACAAGAGTGAATTCaaactcctgtttgttttggatgGACTGGACGAGAGCCGCCTTCAGCTGGACTGTTCAACCAATAAAACTCAGGCAGTTAAGTTTGACGTGACAAAGTCGacctcagtggatgtgctgctgtcaAACCTCATCAAGAGAAGACTGCTTCCTTCTGCTCGTctctggataaccacacgacctgcagcagccagtcagatCCATTCTGACTTTGTTGACGTgatgacagaggtcagagggttcacggaccctcagaaggaggagtacttcaggaagagattcacagatgaggagaaagccgacagaatcatctcccacatcaagacatcacgaagcctccacatcatgtgccacatcccggtcttctgctggatcactgctacgGTTCTGGAGGATTTGTTGAAGaccagagcaggaggagagctgcccaagaccctgactgagatgtacGCAGAATTCCTGGTGTTTCAGATTGATCAGACAAAAGATAAGTACGGCCCAGAAAAGTGCTCTCAGTACGTTAAGTCATTAGCAAAActgtgtttccaccagctggaAGAGGGCAACCTGATCTTCTATGAGAAAGATCTAAAAGAGAGTGGCATTGATGTCAGTGGAGCCTCAGTGTGCTCAGGAGTCTTCACTGAGATCTTTAAAGAGGAACgtgggaggaagaaagatgaAGACAAGATGTTCAGCTTTGTCCATCTGAgtgttcaggagtttctggcagCTCTCTATGTGGAGATGTCACTGACTAACAGAAACAAGAATGTGATGGCTGAACCAGGACAAACCTGTGTGCTAACGGTCTTCAGTAAAACATCTGTGACAAAGGTCCACAGGTTTGCTATTGACAAGGCCTTACAgagtccaaatggacacctggaCTTGTTCCTGCGCTTCCTCATGGGTCTTTCTGTGCAGACCAATCAGGATCACCTTCAAGACctactgaaaaagaaaagatgctcAAAAACCAGTCAGAAAACTGTCAAATACATCAAGAAGAAGATCAGTGAGGATCtgtctccagagagaagcatcaacctgctccactgtctgaatgaactgaatgatcCTTCTCTGGTGGAGGAGGTCCAACAGTCCCTGACATCAGGAAgtctctccacagataaactgtctcctgctcagtggtcagctctggtcttcatcttactgtcatcagaagaagatctggacgagtttgacctgaagaaatattctgcttcagaggaggttcttctgaggctgctgccagtggtcagaGCCTCCAGAAAAGCTCT gctgagtggctgtaatctgtcagagagaagctgtgcagctctgtcctcagctctcagctccaaGTCCTGtaatctgagagagctggacctgagcaaCAACGATCTACatgattcaggagtgaagcGGCTCTCAGCTGGACTGGAGagtccacactgcacactggagactctcag gctgtcaggctgtatggtcactgaggaaggctgtgctgctctggcctcagccctgagctccaacccctcccatctgaaagagctggacctgagctacaaccatccaggAGCCTCAGGAGAgaggctgctgtctgctggactggaggatccacactggagactggagactctcag gcTGGACCATGGTGGAGAGCAGAGGCTGAAGCCTGGTCtgaggaagt ACTCCTGTGAACTcacagtggacacaaacacagtgcacAGAAAGCTCATACTGTCCGACAACAACAGGACggtgacagtgatgatgaaagGGGAGCAGCCATATCCTGATCATCCAGAGAGGTTTGAGGACTGGCTTCAGCTGCTGTGTACAGACGGTCTGACTGGTCGctgctactgggaggtggagtggagaggagatATTTCTATCTCAGTGAGCTACAGAGGAATCAACAGGAAAGGAGACAGAGCTGACAGCAGGTTTGGAAATAACAATCAGTCCTGGAGTCTGGAGTGCTCTAATGGTGAAAGGTTTTCAGTCAGTcatgataataaaaacacagacctcccctcctcctcctcctcctcctcctccactaaGAGAGTAGCAGTGTACTTGGACTGGCCTGccggctctctgtccttctacagagtctcctctgactccctgatccacctccacaccttcaggaCCACCTTCACTGAGCCTCTGTATCCTGGGTTCTGGTTACGTGGTCCCTGggtgtctctgtgttcactgtAG